In one window of Saprospiraceae bacterium DNA:
- a CDS encoding orotate phosphoribosyltransferase translates to MTIAHKIADRLLEIQSVKLNPGQAYTWASGLKSPIYCDNRKVLSYPKIRSEIVDGFVSLANQYPDTGAIAGVATAGIAWGALLAEHLNLPFCYVRSKPKEHGLKNMIEGHLEPGAKVLVIEDLISTGGSSIEACQAILAGGFQIEGVLAIFQYEFGIAKQKFAEKSLKFQSLSHFTALLEQALLHKIITSNEYENLKSWNLDPQKWSEDYQLKQLTI, encoded by the coding sequence ATGACAATAGCCCACAAGATAGCGGATCGACTTCTGGAAATCCAATCCGTAAAGTTAAATCCTGGACAGGCGTACACCTGGGCCTCAGGACTTAAATCTCCAATTTATTGCGATAATCGCAAAGTCTTGTCCTACCCTAAGATTCGCAGTGAAATTGTCGATGGATTTGTCAGCTTGGCAAATCAATATCCAGACACCGGAGCTATAGCAGGTGTAGCAACAGCCGGAATAGCATGGGGAGCATTACTGGCAGAACACCTGAACTTGCCTTTCTGTTATGTAAGGAGTAAGCCCAAAGAGCATGGTTTGAAGAATATGATTGAAGGACATCTTGAGCCCGGAGCCAAAGTGCTCGTAATCGAAGACCTGATATCCACCGGGGGGAGTTCCATAGAAGCTTGTCAGGCAATTCTCGCGGGAGGATTTCAAATTGAAGGGGTTTTGGCTATATTTCAGTACGAATTCGGGATTGCAAAACAAAAATTTGCAGAAAAATCGCTAAAATTTCAAAGTTTAAGTCATTTTACAGCATTATTGGAACAGGCTTTGCTACATAAAATAATTACTTCAAACGAATATGAAAATCTCAAAAGCTGGAATTTAGATCCACAAAAGTGGTCTGAAGACTACCAGCTAAAGCAGCTAACCATATGA
- a CDS encoding NUDIX domain-containing protein — protein sequence MSKRRQIYEIQINDHCLVLTGKHSLEQNELVKHRIVMPYMGNKKTLFQYLDMLEKSNRFEEVVLESEDPSKIFIDLRSICNWVPAAGGIIHRQDGKVLLIFRKKIWDLPKGKVDPGEKSRQAALRECREEIGLKNLELEWKLGNTWHLYREINKSRSLKRTKWYVIKANDPENLSLQAEEGIEHADWFHIDDALKLEPMYENIKQMLEAYKKSLKREA from the coding sequence ATGTCGAAGAGGAGGCAAATTTACGAAATTCAAATTAATGATCATTGCCTGGTATTAACGGGCAAACATAGTTTGGAGCAGAATGAATTGGTAAAACACCGCATTGTAATGCCCTATATGGGAAACAAGAAAACGCTGTTTCAGTACCTCGATATGCTTGAGAAATCTAACCGGTTTGAAGAAGTTGTACTCGAAAGCGAGGACCCATCTAAAATCTTTATCGATTTAAGAAGTATATGCAACTGGGTTCCTGCTGCGGGTGGGATTATTCATCGCCAGGATGGGAAGGTGCTTTTGATTTTCAGAAAAAAAATATGGGACCTGCCCAAAGGCAAAGTTGACCCCGGTGAAAAATCAAGGCAAGCCGCGCTCAGAGAATGTAGGGAAGAAATTGGATTGAAGAACCTGGAACTCGAATGGAAACTAGGCAATACCTGGCATCTGTATCGCGAGATCAACAAATCGAGATCTTTAAAACGAACGAAGTGGTATGTTATCAAAGCCAATGATCCGGAAAATCTTAGCTTGCAGGCAGAAGAAGGCATCGAGCATGCCGATTGGTTTCATATCGACGATGCATTGAAATTGGAGCCGATGTATGAGAACATCAAACAGATGTTGGAGGCCTATAAGAAGAGCTTGAAGCGGGAAGCTTAA
- a CDS encoding TonB-dependent receptor produces the protein MGKIILAFILTIVSIDNLSAQFLMGNVVDEKNQTLVGVSVYWLESNKGTITNENGYFKLDRKETDQHLVLSYTGFQKDTINVSNELSFEVFKLREGVLLSGVEVNSERSSNSFSRLNPLNIETLEKKEFRKAACCSLSESFQTSNAVDVSYTNAVTGSKEIQFLGLRGIYTQLLIENRPAYSGIISNFGYDLLSGTWLDRVDILKGASSVQTGVQSMSGAINVQLKKPYEDHPLYFNLFADAHGRYEANLHLNKQWNHARSSGIYLNGNLQNTKRDHNHDGFQDEPQNDRINGLIRNIFFSETVEGQVNAQALYEKKTSGQLIENNPYLIQQELSYFNLFGNVGYVGFSDPNDNTGSIYDIAYTKIKSLYGNRSFEATEKNIHLKLLYNHTFSSGNHQIMAGPQFKWHDASELFDGKSLEYKYKIVALFAEHSFRSSLGPDNKITTTLGLHADFIENSKPIWMPRASLRYLFAEDWTMRASIGRGYRLPRIFSENTHLMASSKNWVINGAPSIEKSWNTGINIVGKPFVGSKELEINMDAYYTWFNQQLIVDLDKNYNEVNIYALDGKSNAFQSILTLSYRFFSFMNLKAGGKFTQTDVQFDSGYRSALLTPKYRALLSMDLETSDKKWLWNITSNYVGKMRLSDKEGVPADLLHGHHSPTEDYVLLQSQLTFTSGPWEFYAGSENLLAYNQHDAIIQADNPYGNFFNASEVYAPISGRKAYVGIKWKITGKK, from the coding sequence ATGGGCAAAATCATTCTTGCTTTCATACTTACAATTGTTAGTATCGATAATCTTTCGGCACAGTTTCTGATGGGGAATGTGGTCGATGAAAAAAATCAGACCCTCGTGGGGGTAAGCGTCTACTGGCTCGAATCCAATAAAGGAACCATAACCAACGAAAATGGTTATTTTAAACTCGATCGGAAAGAAACAGATCAGCACCTGGTGCTTAGTTATACAGGATTTCAAAAGGATACAATAAATGTTTCAAACGAACTTTCCTTTGAAGTTTTTAAACTCAGGGAAGGCGTGTTATTATCCGGTGTGGAAGTAAACTCTGAACGATCTTCCAACTCATTTTCAAGATTAAATCCCTTAAACATCGAAACGCTGGAGAAAAAAGAATTTAGAAAAGCAGCATGCTGCAGCCTTTCAGAGAGTTTTCAAACCAGCAACGCAGTAGATGTTAGTTACACCAACGCCGTGACGGGATCCAAAGAAATCCAGTTTCTGGGGCTTCGAGGAATTTACACACAACTGCTCATCGAAAACAGACCGGCATATTCCGGAATAATCAGCAACTTCGGTTACGATTTGCTTTCCGGTACCTGGCTGGATCGCGTAGACATCCTAAAAGGAGCATCCAGTGTACAAACAGGAGTTCAAAGCATGAGCGGTGCTATCAACGTGCAACTTAAAAAACCTTATGAAGACCATCCGTTATATTTCAATTTATTTGCAGATGCTCACGGACGATATGAAGCCAATTTGCATTTAAACAAACAATGGAACCATGCGCGTTCGAGTGGGATATACCTGAACGGAAATCTTCAAAATACAAAGAGGGATCACAATCACGATGGATTTCAGGATGAACCGCAAAACGATCGGATCAATGGATTGATCCGCAATATCTTTTTCAGCGAAACTGTTGAAGGTCAGGTCAATGCCCAGGCATTATACGAAAAGAAAACCAGCGGACAATTGATTGAAAATAATCCATACCTGATACAACAGGAATTAAGCTATTTTAATCTGTTTGGAAATGTAGGCTATGTAGGATTTTCAGATCCCAATGACAATACTGGATCCATTTACGACATCGCATACACGAAAATAAAATCATTGTATGGAAACAGAAGTTTTGAGGCTACAGAAAAAAATATTCATTTAAAATTGCTTTACAATCACACTTTTAGTTCAGGAAATCATCAGATCATGGCGGGGCCGCAATTCAAATGGCATGATGCTTCGGAGCTGTTTGATGGAAAAAGCTTGGAGTACAAGTATAAGATTGTGGCACTTTTTGCGGAGCATAGTTTCAGAAGCAGCCTTGGACCCGATAATAAAATCACTACAACATTGGGCTTACACGCCGATTTTATCGAAAATTCGAAACCCATTTGGATGCCCAGAGCCAGTCTTCGTTATTTGTTTGCTGAAGATTGGACGATGCGGGCTTCTATAGGCAGAGGATATCGCTTACCCCGTATTTTTTCTGAAAATACCCATCTCATGGCCAGTTCAAAAAACTGGGTAATTAATGGCGCCCCTTCCATTGAAAAATCATGGAATACCGGAATCAATATCGTTGGAAAACCTTTTGTCGGTAGTAAAGAATTGGAGATCAACATGGATGCCTATTACACCTGGTTTAATCAACAACTTATAGTGGATCTCGATAAAAACTATAATGAAGTTAACATCTATGCCCTCGATGGAAAATCCAATGCATTTCAATCCATATTAACTTTATCCTATCGGTTTTTTTCATTCATGAATCTCAAGGCCGGCGGAAAATTTACTCAAACGGATGTACAATTCGATTCCGGCTATAGAAGTGCATTGTTGACTCCAAAGTACCGGGCGCTTTTATCGATGGATCTTGAGACCTCTGATAAGAAATGGCTTTGGAACATTACATCCAATTATGTTGGTAAAATGAGATTATCGGATAAGGAGGGTGTGCCTGCTGATTTATTGCATGGACATCACTCGCCTACAGAGGATTATGTGCTATTGCAATCACAACTTACCTTTACTTCGGGCCCTTGGGAATTCTATGCAGGCAGCGAAAACTTACTGGCTTACAACCAACACGATGCCATCATCCAGGCAGACAATCCTTATGGCAATTTTTTCAATGCATCGGAAGTATACGCTCCCATCTCCGGACGGAAAGCCTATGTAGGCATAAAGTGGAAAATTACGGGCAAGAAATAA
- a CDS encoding acyl-CoA dehydrogenase family protein, producing the protein MSPFDSEHLQLIRDSAKNFAEMYIRPHVMEWDEAQHFPKDLFHEMGKQGFLGVLVPTEYGGSGLTYQEYISVIEEIAKVCGSIGLSVAAHNSLCTGHMMLFCNEEQKGNYLPKLASGEWIGAWGLTEPNTGSDAIRMKCVAHQEGDYWIINGTKTWITHGKSSDVAVVIARTGELLDSRGMTAFIVERGTPGFSAGKKENKLGMRASETTEMIFDQCKIHQSQVIGEIGEGFIQAMKVLDGGRISIAALGLGIAKGAYQAAVNYSQEREQFGQKISQFQGIAFKLADMAVKIEAAELLTRQAGKMKDLGQKMTAQAAMAKYYASEIAVAIATDAIQIFGGYGYTKDFPVEKYYRDAKLCTIGEGTSEIQKLVISREAFK; encoded by the coding sequence AGACCTCTTCCACGAAATGGGAAAGCAAGGCTTTCTTGGAGTATTGGTTCCGACTGAATACGGCGGATCCGGATTGACCTATCAGGAATATATTTCAGTCATCGAAGAAATTGCAAAAGTCTGCGGTTCCATCGGATTATCGGTAGCCGCACACAATTCCTTATGTACCGGCCACATGATGCTTTTTTGCAATGAAGAGCAAAAAGGAAACTATTTGCCCAAACTGGCTTCGGGTGAATGGATTGGAGCCTGGGGATTAACTGAGCCGAATACAGGCAGCGACGCCATCCGCATGAAATGTGTGGCTCATCAGGAAGGCGACTACTGGATTATCAACGGCACTAAAACCTGGATCACCCATGGAAAATCATCGGATGTCGCAGTTGTCATTGCACGCACCGGCGAACTACTCGACAGCAGGGGCATGACTGCATTTATCGTGGAACGAGGCACACCTGGCTTTTCTGCAGGAAAAAAAGAAAATAAACTTGGAATGCGGGCTTCAGAAACTACGGAAATGATTTTCGATCAATGCAAAATACATCAATCGCAAGTAATTGGCGAAATTGGAGAAGGATTTATTCAAGCCATGAAGGTCTTGGATGGGGGTAGAATCAGCATAGCCGCATTGGGTTTAGGAATTGCAAAGGGAGCATATCAGGCGGCTGTAAATTATTCTCAGGAAAGAGAACAATTTGGACAAAAGATATCCCAGTTTCAGGGCATCGCATTTAAACTTGCAGACATGGCCGTAAAAATAGAAGCTGCAGAATTACTGACCCGACAAGCAGGTAAAATGAAAGACCTGGGTCAAAAAATGACCGCCCAGGCGGCGATGGCCAAGTACTACGCTTCTGAAATAGCCGTGGCCATCGCCACAGATGCAATTCAGATCTTTGGTGGATATGGTTATACCAAAGATTTTCCGGTAGAAAAATATTACCGGGATGCTAAATTGTGCACAATTGGGGAAGGAACTTCTGAAATTCAGAAACTGGTCATTTCAAGGGAAGCTTTTAAATGA